CAGGGCGCGCAAGGCGTCTTCCATCTCCTGTTCCTGGGCGGACTTGCGCAGCACCGGAGCGCCGTCGTCCCGCGGCGCGTCGTCCCTGTCCGCATCATCGTCCAGGTCGTCGCGGATCCAGAAGGCAGCGTCGGCGTCGGCTTGCCGGTCCTCCGCCTCGTCCTCCTCCGGAGCATCGTCGGCGTCGGGATCGCCATCGACATCACTGTCGGCGTCGTCGACCGGCTTGCGCGACCGGCCGAACAGGGGAGTCACCACGCCGCCGTCGCGGCCCTCGCCGTCCTTGTCGCCGTCCTCACCGCCATCCTCGTCACGGTCGGCGGCGGCCTTCTGGACCATGCTGCGCAGGGCGGCGATGGTGCGGTCCAGCGGTTCGCCGCCGGCGGGCGCGGGGGCGCGGTCGCGCTCCCAGGGGGGCGGGGCCTTGTCCGGATCGCGGATGGCGAAGCCCAGGATGTCGTCGTTGGACGGCTCCGCATCGTCGGGGTCGTCGTCGGGGTCGTCATCGGGGGCGTCGTCGAGCTCGGCTTCGTCCGGATCGTCGGCCTGCGAAGCTCCGATGGCGTCCCGGATCGAAAAGGCCGGCGGCGTGGCGGGCGGCGGCGGCGCTGCCTCTTCCGCGCGGGCGCCGTCGCCGCGGCCGTCCAGGATGCTGCGCAGCGCGGCGATGGTGCGGTCGAAGGAGCGGGAGGCCTCGTCGTCCGCCTCGTCCCGGGCCGCCGGGAGGGTCGTGCGGGCGGGCGGAGCGGGCGGCGGGGCCGTGGCCTCGACCCGATCCGCTTCGCCGTCCTCCTCGTCCGCGTCCCGGTCCGCAAGGGTCCAGCGGCGCGGGTTCCAGTCCTCGTCGTCATCCTCATCCGGGCCGTCGGCGTCCGGCCCGGCGTTGTCCGCCGCGTCGTCGTCGTCATGGCCGGCGAGGTCGGCCAGCGACACCGGTTCCCACAGCGGGCGCCGGCCCGACTCGGGGGCGGCATCGCCATCCGCGACCAAGCGTTCCAGCTCCAGATCCAAATCCAGAGCGGCAGGGGCAGGGGCGGGGGCAGGGGGCCGCAGGACCGGCGTGGCGTCCTCCGCGTCCGGCTCGTCCGCCGCATCGCCGCGGGTCCGCATCGCGTCGAGCAGCCCCTGCAGGGCGGCCAGCGGCCCGGCGAAGGACGGGGCGTCCTCCTCCATGGGCGCCGCGGTCACGGGCGTGGCGAAGGGCGGGGGCGCCGGGCGGCTTTCGGTGTCGCGGGAACTGCAGCGCGAGCAGCGGTAATGGGGGGCGATGGACAGGACGGGGTAATTGGGGCCGAAGCGCCTGTTCATGTCCGCGCGCGGCAGCACGCCCTCGTGGCCGCAGGCGCGGCAACGGACGTGCACATCGACCTCGATGTCGCGCAGGTAAAGCATGCGTGCCATGGGCGCAGTATACGCAGCGGCGTGCCCAAGCCCAGCGGATTCGCCGGCCGCGCCGCGCGGCGCGGCGGCGGCGGTGACCTTTTCGGCATGCCGACCCGGCGCATCGCCGCGGGTGGGCCGCAGATGGGCTGGGGACGGGCCGCAGACGGGCCGCAGACGGGCCGGAGACGGATGGTTGGCAAGTCGCGGCGGAGCCGCTATGTTCAGCGCCGTGGCCCCGTAGCTCATCTGGATAGAGCGACGGTTTCCTAAACCGTAGGCAGCTGGTTCGAGTCCAGCCGGGGTCACCACCTCCTTCCGCGCCCGGTTCCGCCGTCCACCAGCCGGCCATCTGCCGAAGGTCCTGCCCATGACCACCGCCCTGTTGCAGGACGCCGTTCTCGTCACCGGCGCGGGCCGCCGCGTCGGGCTGCATCTGGCCGAGCGGATGATGGCGCTGGGGCACCCCGTCATCGCCCATTACCGCACGTCCACCGAGGACGTGGAGCGGCTGCGCGCCGCCGGGGCGGTCTGCCTGCCGGGCGATCTCGCCGACCCGGACGGCGGGCCGCGGCTGGCCGAGGCGGTGCGGGGCGTGGCGGGCAGCCTGCGGGCGGTGATCCACAACGCCTCCGCCTTCGCGGTGACGGCGGCGGACACCGCGGACGCGTTGCGGCAGCTCGACGTCTTCCACGCCGTTCATGTCCGCGCGCCCTTCGCCCTGAACCGCGAGCTGGCGCCGCTGCTGGGTGCCTGTTCGGCGCGACGGGCCGACATCGTCCACATCACCGACATCTACGCCGACAACCCCAACCCGGTCTTCGACGCCTATTGCGCCAGCAAGGCGGGGCTGCAGAACCTCGCGCTGTCCTTCGCCAAGCGGCTGGCGCCCAAGGTGAAGGTCAACGTCGTGCAGCCGGGGCCGATCCTGTTCAAGGAGTGGCACGGCCCCGAGGCGCGGGCGCGCGTGCTGTCAGAGACGCTGCTCGGCGAGGAGGGCGGGGTGGAGGCCATCGGCATCGCGGTCGAGGCCATCCTGCAGAACCACTATCAGACCGGCGCCGTCGTCGCGGTGGACGGCGGCCGGCGCCTCGCCTAGCCGGTGGGAGCCGCCGCGGCAGCCCGGCATGGCGGCGACGCACAGCTCGCCCTGTGGCGGTGGGACGGGGCGCCCGGTGAGCAGCGCGGCGATCTCCGCGAAGGGGGCGGCCAGATAGGCGTCCGGGCGCAGGGCCGTCAGGCGCTCCGCCGGGAAGGAGCGGCCGACCCGCCCGAGCAGGTCGATGTCGGCGGGGCGGTCGCGCGTCTTGCAGCCGGGATGGTCGCGGTCGCGGCCCAGCGCCAGCTCGATCCCCACGCACATCCCCTTGCAGCAGACGGGGTCCAGCGCGCTCGGCACATAGGCGCAGTAATTGACGAAGGAATGGGCGCTCGCCATGCCGACCGGCGCCGTGCGGTAGAAGCGGCTGAGCAGCACGCCGCCGAAGGCATCGGCCAGATGGGCGGCGATCCGCGCCGCGTTCCGGTCCGGGTCCAGATTCGTTCCGATTCCCAGGACATAGCCGGTCGGCGGCAGCGAGGCGGGGGGAATCGGACTCAGGGCGTCCATGGGCGTTCCGTCGGTCGGGATGTGCGTTGGAGAGATGTGAAATGCCGGAGGAAACGGTGACGCCGTATCATTACAGACGGATCATGGTTGGAGAGAAAAATGAACGAATTTTGGTACACCTTTCCGTATGTAAAAATTAAGAGGGTGATTTTTACAGAATTTTCGTTGGAACGTTCGTGGAAAGCAATCATGATAAAGGTTGCATGGCCGAATTGCCGACGGTTAGCCGATATGGTGAATGGAGTTCTTTGCCGTTTTGTCGCCCTGGCGTTGTTTGTACTTGCCGGCACGGCCAGCGCCGAGACGCTGCCGGAGCCGACGGAGAAACCGATCCTGGTCGTGTCGGGCCTGATCGGCGCGACCAACCGTGACGGCATGGCGGTCTTCGACCGTCCCATGCTGGAGGGGCTGGGCATGGTGTCCTTCACCACCGCCACCCCCTGGTACAAGGAGACGGTGACCTTCGAGGGCGTGCCGCTGGCCCGCCTGATGGAGCGTGTGGAGGCGCGCGGCGAAACGCTGACCGCGACGGCGCTGAACGACTACACCGGCGAAATCCCCATGGACGACGTGCGGAACCGCAAGGTGATCCTGGCGCTGAAGCGCGACGGGGCCTACATGCCGGTCAGCGACAAGGGGCCGCTGTTCATCGTCTATGATTTCGACCATGATCCGGAAGCCAACCGGCAGAAATATTTCGGACGTTCGGTCTGGCAGGTCGCCCGGCTGACCGTGAAGTGAAGGCATCCACCGTGAGTCCGCCGACCGAGACCGCGCCGAAAGGGATCACGCGGCTGTCCCGCCTGCTGGGCTGGGCGTCGGAGGACCGCACGCGCCGCCTGGGGTTCTGGCTGGCCATCCTGACCGGCGGTTTCGGTCTGGCCGCCGCCTATCTGTCGCTGCTGGTGGTGAATTACGGCGAGGCGCTGCGCGGGGCCGCCCCCTACAACTTCGCCTGGGCCGCCGGCCAGACGGTGGGCGAGGTGACGCGGCTGGAGCAGCGCATCCTGGCCAGCGCGCTTCCGGGTGCCAAGGTCGATGCGGAGGAGGTGCAGCTCCGCCTGGACATCGTCCGCAACCGCATCGCCGTGCTGGGGCGGGGGCAGGCCTCCCTCTTCATGGACCGCTACCCGCAGCATCGCCGCACGGTGGCGCAGCTGGAGCAGGCGCTGGACAGCGTCAGCACGATCCTGGCCGGGCCGCTGCCGCCGGCGGAAAAGGCGCTGGCCGCCCTGGCGGTTCTGGAGCCCGTCGACCGCGAACTGAACGCCTTCGCCTCCGTCGCGTCCCAATTCGGCGGGGAACTGGTGGACGAGGGGCACGACCAGCTGCTTCACCTGCATGGGCTGTTCTCCATGCTGGCCGCCGGTCTGGCGGTCTGCGGCGTTCTGTTCATCTCCGTGCTGCTGATCCAGAACCGGGCCATCCGGCGGGCGCACGACCGGATGGAGGCGATGGCCGGCGCCCTGCAAACGGCCATCGCCCAGGCGGAGGAGGCCAGCCAGGCCAAGACCCGCTTCCTGGCGACCATGAGCCACGAGCTGCGCACCCCGCTGAACGCGATCATCGGCTTCTCGGAGCTGATCCGCGATGATGGCGGTTTGCAGGGCGGCGGGCAGCAGGGCGAAGGCCGTTCCTCCGGCGCCGGCGCGCCGGGGGCCGCGAAGGAGAACACCCGCCGGGAGCACGCCCAGTATGCGGGCTACATCCTGGGCAGCGCCCGGCACATGCTGAGCCTGGTCATCGACATCCTGACGGTCGCCCAGATGGAATCGGGCCATGCCAACCTGACCTTCGAGTCGGTGGATCCGCGCAAGGTGGTCGGCACCGCCATCGCCACGGTGCTGGGCACCCAGGCCGGGCGCGGCCGGACGATCCGGACAGCGGCCGGGGCGGTCTGGCCGGTGCTCCAGGCCGACGAGCGGGCGGTGCGGCAGATGCTGCTCAACCTGCTGTCCAACGCGGTGAAGTTCAGCAGCGCCCCGTCGCCGATCGAGGTGCAGGCGTGGCTGGACCCGCAGGGCGGATTCGTCATCGCCGTGCAGGACCAGGGGATCGGCATGACGCCGGAGCAGATTGAAAAGGCCGCCCAGCCGTTCTATCAGGCGGAGGACGGCGCGACCCGCCGTTTCCAGGGGTCGGGGCTGGGGCTCAGCATCGTCAAGAGCCTGATGGAGGCGCATGGCGGCCGGCTGCTGCTGGAGGGTGCAGCGGGGGCCGGCCTCCGGGCGTCGGTTCATTTTCCGGCGGAACGGGTCGGCGGGCCGATGCCGCGCGCGGAGCCGGCCAGCCAGCTTTGAGACCCAGCTTTGAGAAGGCCGGCGCCAGTCTCGCCGGGTGTGGGAAGAAAAAAGAAGGGATCGGGTTTTATGACGGTGCAGGCAAATGTTCTCGCCCTCGTGCAGGAGGCGATGGAGGCGCGCCGGTCGAACGAGGCGCTCGACACGCCGCTGGACGCCGCGGGCGAGGCTGCCATGATCGACTCCGCGGCGCGGAAGGTCGAAGAACTGCTCGACGTGCTGCGGATCGACCATCGCAACGACCACAACACCCGCGACACGCCGCGCCGCGTCGCCAAGATGCTGGTGCGCGAGCTTCTGAAGGGCCGCTTCACGGCGCCGCCCGAGCTGACCGAGTTCCGGAACGCCGAGGAGTTCGACCATCTGATCGTCACCGGCCCGATCGCCGTGCGCTCCACCTGCGCCCACCATCTGATGCCGATCTACGGCACCGCCTTCATCGGCATCCTGCCGGCCAAGGGCGGCAACATCCTGGGCCTGTCCAAGTACGACCGGATCGTCGACCATTTCGCCGCCCGCTTCCAGATCCAGGAGGAGCTGGTCAAGCAGATCGGCAACTTCATCGTCGAGGCCACGCGGCCACGCGGGCTGGCCGTGCGGATCAGCGCCGTGCACATGTGCAAGACCCACCGCGGCGTGCGCGCCGGCCATGACAGCCGCATGGTCAACAGCTCCTTCCACGGCGAGATGCTGGAGTCGCGCGAGCTGCGCGAGGAGTTCCTGAGGGAGTGCGCGACGCTTGAGCGGTCCGCCCGCTGAGCGGACCGTCCCGCCCGCCCGGACCATCCGGACGGGCGCCGAGCGGCGGTCCGGCATCGCGGGGGCGGCGCTGCTGATGGCGGCGTCGCTCGCCCTGGTGCTGACCGCCGGGGCGCTGGCCCGCGAGCTGGGCGCCCGCTACGGCGCGGCGGAGGTGCTGTTCCTGCGCTTCCTGCTGTCGCTGCCGGTGGTCGCCCCGGCGGCCATCGCGATGGCCGGCCGTCGCGCCCTGTCCGTCACCCGGCCGGGCGGCCACGCGGTGCGTGCGCTGAGCGGCGTCGGGGCGGCGCTGATCTTCTACGCGGCGACCCAGCACCTGCCCTTCGCCGATCTGGTCGCCCTGTCCTACGCCGCCCCGCTGTTCGTGGTGCTGCTGTCCGGCCCGGCCCTCGGGGAGCGGGCGGGGGCGGCCTCCGCCGTCTGCGTCGCGCTGGGGATGGCCGGAGTCTTCCTGATCGCCCCGCCGACGCGGCTGGAGCCGTGGAGCCTCGCCATGCTGGGCATGGCCTTCCTGAACGCGGTCTGCATCCTGGCGACCCGGCGCACGGCCCAGGCCGACGGGCCGGCGGCCACCGGGCTGGTCTTCGTGCTGGCGGGGTGCCTGCTGACCGCCCCGGCGGCCCTGCTGAGCGGTTTCCGGACGCCCGACGCGGCCGACCTGCCGGCCTTCCTGCTGCTGGGCCTCGCCGCGGGGGCGGCCATCCTGCTGAACGCCGCCGCCTTCCGCCGGGCGCCCGCGGCGGTTCTGGCGCCCATCGATTATCTGGGAATCGCCGCCTCGGCGGCCATCGGCTTCCTGTGGTGGGGCGAAAGCCCGTCGCCCGCGGTGCTGCTGGGCGGGGCGCTGATCGCCGCGGCCGGGCTGGGCACGCTGTGGGTCGGGGCGCGGCGGCCGGGCTGACCCGCCCGTTCGATCACAGCTCGATCAGCGCGTAGGGCCTCCCCGACTCCTTCTCGATGGTCTGGGCGACGTTGTAGACCGGCGTGCCGCGCAGGGTCTTGCCGGCGTAGCTGCCGTGGTGGGCGTGGCCGTGGACGACCGCCTGGACGTGGAAGCGGTCGATGGTCTCCGCCAGTCGGGAGGAGCCGAGGAAGGGGTAGATCTCGGTCGGCTCGCCGCGCACCGTCTCGGCGATCGGGGCGTAGTGCAGGACGACCATGGTCCGCTCCGTCTCCAGCTGGCGCAGGGCGCTTTCCAGCCGCATCGCCTCGTTCACCGCCTCGTGCACGAACTGCTTGATCGCCGGTTCGCCGAAGGCGTCGAGCATGCGGTTCTCGAAGCCGCCGCCGAAACCCTTCACCCCGGCGAAGCCGACGCCGCGGATCTCCACCGGGTTGCCGTCGAGGAAGCGGACGCCCGCCTGCTCCAGGATGCGCTGAAGCTCCTCGACATGGCCGCATTCGTGGTCGTGGTTGCCCAGCACGGCGACCACCGGGATGCCGATGGCGCGCAGGTCCTCGGCCAGCACCTCGGCCTCGCGCGGCTTGCCGTGGTTGGTCAGGTCGCCGGCCAGCGCCAGGACGTCCGCCCGGTCGGCGATCTCCTGGAACAGCTCGCGGTAGGGGTGGGTGGAGGTCTCCCCCACATGGATGTCGCCGATGGCGGCGACCTTCAGGGTTGCATCAGCCATGCTTCGTTTCCTCGCCGACGACGTCGGCGAACCCCCAGTCCGTGACGTCGATCCGATAATCCTCGCGCGAGAACAGCCGCCCCCGGCAGATGCGGGTCTGCGGCACCGGCAGCTTCGCGCGCTCGTTCAGCCGGTCCAGAAGCTCCTGCAACAGCCAGGCGGGGATGTGGTCGCGCTCGGTCGGGTAGATGAAGCGGAAGTTCAGGACGTGCATCAGCAGCACCTCCCAATACTGCTCCATGTGGCCGAGCAGCCGTTTCCAGTCGATGTGGGCGTGCTGCTTCAGGATCATGTGGACGACGTCGGGACCGTCGTGCTTGTGCCGCATCTGCACGAAGGCCTTGGAGAAGACCATTTCCGTCGGCGGGATGAGCTGGACGTCGGCGCCGCAGACCAGCGCGCGATGGTCCTCCTCGAACCAGCGGTCGTTGACCGGGTTGATGGCGGCGGCGGAGTTGAAGATCACGTCGAAGAACAGGTCGCCGTGCAGGACCTTGCCGATCCAGCGCTCGTCCTCGATCTCCGTGCCGAAGCCGCGGTCCTGGAAATGGGCGAGGATGCGCGGGAAGTCGCCGCCCCGGCAGAAGATGTCGATGTCCTTGGTCGGCCGGGTGATGCCGGTGTAGGCGCTGAGCGCAAAGGTGCCGCCCAGCAGGAAGGGAATGCCGGACTCCTTCAGGACCTTCAGGCTTTCCGTGTAGAAGGCCTCGGCCTCGGCCGAGACATCCGCACGGCCTTCGCGCCCCAGGCTTTCGCGCCCCAGGCTTTCGCGCCCCAGGCTTTCGCGCCCCAGACTCTCGCGCCCCAGACTCTCGCGGTTGCCGTCCATCGCACCCCCTCTCCCCCGCCGTTGTCCGTCGCGCCTTCAACAGGAGGAGCGGGCGAAACGGCACCACCGGACGGTGTCCATGGCGGGAAAAAGGGTCCATGGCGGGAAAAAGGCGGACGGAACCGCCGCACCGCTACACCGGTTGAGGGTGGTATTGCTGATGGGGAGGCAACCGATGGCACGACATCCGATCCCACAGGGCCTTTTGCTCGCCGCCGGCCTCGTGCTGTGCGGTGCCGGTCCCGCTCTGGCGCAGGGAAGCTGCGCCGCGCTGGTCGACCGCTTCGCCGCCGAAAACAACCTGTCGGCCAGCCCGCCGCCGGTCGCGACGCCGCCGGGCAGTTCCGGCTCCACCGCGGGGGACGGGTCTTTGCCGAGCGGCAGTTCCGGCACGACGCCGGACCAGCTCGCCCGCTCGGGCGGGGTGGTGACGCCGCCGGCCTCCGGCGATCAGGCGGTGATCGAGCCGCCGCGCACCGGCGCTCCCATGCCCACCGCTCCGGCGGTGCGGCCCGACGCCGCACCCAACAGCGGCTCCTCCATGGAAAGCGGGTCGATGGGGCAGGCGGCGCGCAACGCCCAGATCGACTCGCTGGTGACCGCCGCGCGCTCCGCCGCGAAGGACGGCAACGAGCAGCTCTGCATGGAGTCGCTGGACAAGGCGCGCGGCCTGACCCGCGCCGCGCCGGGGGCGACCGGCGGCACCATGGGCGGGGGCGGCTGATGGCGACGGCGCGGATGATGGCCGAGCTGATGGCCGCCGACCTGAGCGTTGCCGGTCCCCTTCCTCCCTCCCCGCCGACCCCCGACATGCCGGTGCCGCCGCCCGGCATGCCGGACATGCCCGGCGACCCGTCGCGGCCTCCGATCAAGGAGCCGCCGGACGCCATCCCCGTCCCGCCGGAGGAGCCGCCGCCGAACCCCGAGCGGCTGGCCTGACACCACCCGCCGGGGAGAAAAATGGCACCAGGGCCGCGGGCGCGCGAAACGGCGCGCCTGCGGTCTTGTGATTCGCGCGGGGAAAGGCGATGTGTTCTGTCGGGCACCGAAGGCCGGTGCCGAGTCGCCTTTTGGAGTTCAGTGGGTCTCATGCACCGTCAACCCCCGCGCCAGCACGTCTACCGCCAGCCTGTCGTCCTCGGCACCCAGGTTCAGGCCACCGTCAAGTGGTACGATCCCAACCGCGGCTTCGGCTTCGTCAAGTTCGAGGACGGGTCGCCCGACGCCCTGATCCCCGCCGCCATCGTCGCCACCGCCGGCCACGACTCCCTGCCGGACGGCGCCACCGTCGTGGTGGACATCGTCGAGGGGCGCAAGGGCAATCAGGTTTCCGCCCTGCATTCCGTGGACACCTCCACCGCCGTCCCGGCGCGCCCGGCCCGTGCCCAGGGCCCGCGCCCGTCCTTCGGCGAGCGGGGTGGCTTCGGCGACCGCAACGACCGCGGGGGCGACCGCGGGGGTGATCGCGGGTTCGGAAATCGTGGTTTCGGCGACCGCGGCTTCAATGACCGAGGTGGGGACCGGGGTGGGGACCGCGGGTTCGGCGGCCGGGGAGACAGCCGCGGCTTCAACGATCGCGGTGGCGACCGTGGCGGCGATCGCGGCGGTGACCGGGGCGGCTTCGGCGGCCCGCGCCGTCCGGCGGCGGGCGGCCCGGCCAGCCAGACCGAGGGCACCGTGAAGTGGTTCAACGCCACCAAGGGCTTCGGCTTCATCGCCCAGGACGGCGGCGGCCAGGACGTGTTCGTCCACATCAAGGCGGTGGAGCGCTCCGGCCTTCAGGGTCTGAACGACGGCCAGCGCGTCCGCATCTCCGTCCGCCAGGGCGACAAGGGTCCGGAAGCCGTCTCGGTCGAAGAGGCGTAAAGCGCCGGCCCGCCGAAGGTGGGCCTCCGAAGGTAAGGTGTCGTTCGGCCCGGTTGAACGGCGGCGCAAAGCCGCGCATCGTGGCGGAGCGGGGCGGCGGCGCGACGGCACGCCGCCCCGGCCCGACACGACCAAGAGAGGACGTCCAGTGGTTCCCGTCACCTGTCCGACCACGCCCTTCGACGGCCAGAAGCCCGGCACCTCCGGGCTGCGCAAGGCCGTGAAGGTCTTTGAGCAGCCGCGCTACCTGGAAAACTTCGTCCAATCCATCTTCGACTGCGTCGACGGCCTGTCCGGCGCCACGCTGGTGATCGGCGGCGACGGGCGGTATCACAACCGCACCGCCGTGCAGACCATCCTGCGCATGGCCGCGGCCAACGGCGTTGCGCGCGCGGTGGTCGGGCGCGGCGGCATCCTGTCCACCCCGGCGGCCTCCTGCGTCATCCGCAAGCGCGGCGCCATCGGCGGCGTGATCCTGTCGGCCAGCCACAACCCCGGCGGCCCGG
The window above is part of the Azospirillum sp. TSH58 genome. Proteins encoded here:
- the folE gene encoding GTP cyclohydrolase I encodes the protein MTVQANVLALVQEAMEARRSNEALDTPLDAAGEAAMIDSAARKVEELLDVLRIDHRNDHNTRDTPRRVAKMLVRELLKGRFTAPPELTEFRNAEEFDHLIVTGPIAVRSTCAHHLMPIYGTAFIGILPAKGGNILGLSKYDRIVDHFAARFQIQEELVKQIGNFIVEATRPRGLAVRISAVHMCKTHRGVRAGHDSRMVNSSFHGEMLESRELREEFLRECATLERSAR
- a CDS encoding molybdopterin-dependent oxidoreductase — its product is MFVLAGTASAETLPEPTEKPILVVSGLIGATNRDGMAVFDRPMLEGLGMVSFTTATPWYKETVTFEGVPLARLMERVEARGETLTATALNDYTGEIPMDDVRNRKVILALKRDGAYMPVSDKGPLFIVYDFDHDPEANRQKYFGRSVWQVARLTVK
- a CDS encoding cold-shock protein — protein: MHRQPPRQHVYRQPVVLGTQVQATVKWYDPNRGFGFVKFEDGSPDALIPAAIVATAGHDSLPDGATVVVDIVEGRKGNQVSALHSVDTSTAVPARPARAQGPRPSFGERGGFGDRNDRGGDRGGDRGFGNRGFGDRGFNDRGGDRGGDRGFGGRGDSRGFNDRGGDRGGDRGGDRGGFGGPRRPAAGGPASQTEGTVKWFNATKGFGFIAQDGGGQDVFVHIKAVERSGLQGLNDGQRVRISVRQGDKGPEAVSVEEA
- a CDS encoding DMT family transporter, whose product is MSGPPAERTVPPARTIRTGAERRSGIAGAALLMAASLALVLTAGALARELGARYGAAEVLFLRFLLSLPVVAPAAIAMAGRRALSVTRPGGHAVRALSGVGAALIFYAATQHLPFADLVALSYAAPLFVVLLSGPALGERAGAASAVCVALGMAGVFLIAPPTRLEPWSLAMLGMAFLNAVCILATRRTAQADGPAATGLVFVLAGCLLTAPAALLSGFRTPDAADLPAFLLLGLAAGAAILLNAAAFRRAPAAVLAPIDYLGIAASAAIGFLWWGESPSPAVLLGGALIAAAGLGTLWVGARRPG
- a CDS encoding SDR family oxidoreductase, translated to MTTALLQDAVLVTGAGRRVGLHLAERMMALGHPVIAHYRTSTEDVERLRAAGAVCLPGDLADPDGGPRLAEAVRGVAGSLRAVIHNASAFAVTAADTADALRQLDVFHAVHVRAPFALNRELAPLLGACSARRADIVHITDIYADNPNPVFDAYCASKAGLQNLALSFAKRLAPKVKVNVVQPGPILFKEWHGPEARARVLSETLLGEEGGVEAIGIAVEAILQNHYQTGAVVAVDGGRRLA
- a CDS encoding sensor histidine kinase KdpD; the encoded protein is MSPPTETAPKGITRLSRLLGWASEDRTRRLGFWLAILTGGFGLAAAYLSLLVVNYGEALRGAAPYNFAWAAGQTVGEVTRLEQRILASALPGAKVDAEEVQLRLDIVRNRIAVLGRGQASLFMDRYPQHRRTVAQLEQALDSVSTILAGPLPPAEKALAALAVLEPVDRELNAFASVASQFGGELVDEGHDQLLHLHGLFSMLAAGLAVCGVLFISVLLIQNRAIRRAHDRMEAMAGALQTAIAQAEEASQAKTRFLATMSHELRTPLNAIIGFSELIRDDGGLQGGGQQGEGRSSGAGAPGAAKENTRREHAQYAGYILGSARHMLSLVIDILTVAQMESGHANLTFESVDPRKVVGTAIATVLGTQAGRGRTIRTAAGAVWPVLQADERAVRQMLLNLLSNAVKFSSAPSPIEVQAWLDPQGGFVIAVQDQGIGMTPEQIEKAAQPFYQAEDGATRRFQGSGLGLSIVKSLMEAHGGRLLLEGAAGAGLRASVHFPAERVGGPMPRAEPASQL
- a CDS encoding metallophosphoesterase; this encodes MADATLKVAAIGDIHVGETSTHPYRELFQEIADRADVLALAGDLTNHGKPREAEVLAEDLRAIGIPVVAVLGNHDHECGHVEELQRILEQAGVRFLDGNPVEIRGVGFAGVKGFGGGFENRMLDAFGEPAIKQFVHEAVNEAMRLESALRQLETERTMVVLHYAPIAETVRGEPTEIYPFLGSSRLAETIDRFHVQAVVHGHAHHGSYAGKTLRGTPVYNVAQTIEKESGRPYALIEL